A section of the Oncorhynchus gorbuscha isolate QuinsamMale2020 ecotype Even-year linkage group LG04, OgorEven_v1.0, whole genome shotgun sequence genome encodes:
- the LOC124033297 gene encoding eukaryotic translation initiation factor 4E-binding protein 2-like produces the protein MSTGCQKTTTSKAIPTRRVTINDASHMPNDYSTTPGGTLFSTTPGGTRIIYDRKFLLECRSSPLARTPPCSLPNIPGVTSPPSKHINNVKAHNREPLNNNITAPADKSTGDDAQFEMDI, from the exons ATGTCTACGGGCTGTCAGAAGACCACTACTAGCAAGGCCATTCCGACCAGGCGGGTGACCATAAACGACGCCTCGCACATGCCCAACGACTACTCCACTACTCCCGGGGGAACTCTGTTCAGCACAACACCTGGAG gtACAAGAATCATCTACGACCGGAAGTTCCTGCTGGAGTGCCGCAGTTCCCCGCTGGCCAGGACTCCACCGTGCTCTCTCCCCAACATTCCAGGGGTCACCAGCCCACCCTCCAAACACATCAACAATGTAAAGGCCCATAACAGAGAGCCACTGAACAACAACATCACTGCACCTGCTGACAAAAGCACTG gTGACGATGCACAGTTTGAAATGGACATCTAA